From one Sulfurimonas sp. HSL-3221 genomic stretch:
- a CDS encoding response regulator transcription factor, producing MRILLLEDDPVLSDIVGDYLADHYETDRAYTADEATALIDAKHYDLFIFDINVPGQNGIALLQSLRELSVTTPAILVTAYEDTARLKAGFEAGAHDYIRKPFALEELRLRIENSKRLFNIEQRQKVRLGDDCFYDPDAKRIETAQGRQSLAPKEAAMLEYFLAHPGRTLSSEELVQNLWAYDQLPSDATLRSHIRRLRELIGGERITTVRGIGYRYE from the coding sequence ATGCGCATACTCCTGCTCGAGGACGACCCCGTTCTCTCCGACATCGTCGGCGACTACCTGGCGGATCATTACGAGACGGACCGGGCCTATACGGCCGACGAAGCAACGGCCCTGATCGACGCAAAGCACTACGACCTCTTCATTTTCGACATCAACGTCCCCGGCCAGAACGGCATCGCCCTGCTGCAGAGCCTGCGCGAACTGAGCGTTACCACCCCCGCCATCCTCGTCACCGCCTATGAAGACACGGCCAGGCTGAAGGCCGGATTCGAGGCCGGCGCCCACGACTACATCCGCAAACCCTTCGCCCTCGAAGAGCTGCGGCTGCGCATCGAGAACAGCAAGCGGCTCTTCAACATTGAACAGCGTCAGAAAGTAAGGCTCGGAGACGACTGCTTCTACGATCCGGACGCCAAGCGCATCGAAACGGCGCAGGGACGGCAATCCCTCGCCCCGAAAGAGGCGGCGATGCTGGAGTATTTCCTCGCCCACCCCGGACGTACCCTCTCTTCGGAAGAGCTGGTGCAAAACCTCTGGGCCTACGACCAGCTCCCCAGCGACGCGACCCTGCGCTCGCATATCCGCCGACTGCGCGAGCTGATCGGCGGCGAACGCATCACCACCGTCCGCGGCATAGGCTACCGCTATGAATGA
- a CDS encoding copper-translocating P-type ATPase: MEHDHMMHHVHAMAHDHSEHAAAHAHAGHGHGGMGHMHHMEEMRRRFIVSLIVTVPILLFSPMLQDWAGIRFDFPYREELTALLATFIYLYGGKPFLTMTLDELKARQPGMMTLISMAITVAYGYSVSTLVFPGGKAFFWELATLIDVMLIGHYIEAKSILGASDALEDLVRLMPKTATRLNRDGTSENVDVTALQPGDLILVRPGENIAADGTVEAGESSVNEALLTGESKPIFKTAGGTLFMGALNLDGALRVRIDKAGSESYLSQVIALVKEAQQSRSHTQDLANRAAGWLFYAALAAGSATFAVWSLLLSPADAVLRGVTVLIIACPHALGLAVPLVVAISTSLAAKSGILIRNRQAFEALRGIDTICFDKTGTVTEGRLAVSKTVALEDDNEMLAYAAALERDSEHSIARAVTAYADSVGVRPLRADAFKAIPGIGASAEVDGRAVMVGGPQLIARERLAIPSPLQVYSDSASTTVWVIVDRRPVGVILLDDRIRNSSADAVATLKSFGIKTWMLTGDNEAVAASVADMTGIDRYRAGLLPDEKLAFVKARRAEGRRVAMVGDGVNDAPSLLGADIGIAVGAGTDIAIDSADIILTRSDLRSVVDAVRLSRRTYGKMKENLWWASGYNLVAIPLAAGVLAPWNIVIGPAFGAVLMSISTVIVALNAQLLKRAAH, encoded by the coding sequence ATGGAACACGACCACATGATGCACCATGTACACGCGATGGCGCATGACCACTCCGAGCATGCCGCGGCCCATGCGCATGCGGGGCATGGGCACGGCGGCATGGGCCATATGCACCACATGGAGGAGATGCGGCGGCGCTTCATTGTTTCGCTCATTGTCACCGTTCCCATCCTCCTCTTCTCGCCGATGCTCCAGGACTGGGCCGGCATCCGCTTCGACTTCCCCTACCGCGAAGAGCTCACCGCCCTGCTTGCCACGTTTATCTACCTCTACGGCGGCAAACCCTTCCTGACAATGACCCTGGACGAACTCAAAGCGCGGCAGCCGGGGATGATGACCCTGATTTCGATGGCGATCACCGTCGCCTACGGCTACTCCGTCTCCACCCTCGTCTTCCCCGGCGGCAAAGCCTTTTTCTGGGAGCTGGCCACCCTGATCGACGTGATGCTCATCGGCCACTACATCGAGGCCAAAAGCATCCTCGGCGCCTCGGACGCGCTTGAGGACCTCGTACGGCTGATGCCGAAGACGGCGACGCGACTGAACCGGGACGGCACCTCGGAAAACGTCGACGTCACGGCCCTGCAGCCCGGCGACCTCATCCTCGTGCGGCCCGGGGAGAACATTGCCGCGGACGGTACGGTCGAAGCGGGAGAGAGCAGTGTCAACGAGGCCCTGCTCACGGGGGAGTCCAAACCCATCTTCAAAACGGCAGGCGGAACGCTCTTCATGGGCGCCCTCAACCTCGATGGCGCCCTGCGCGTTCGCATCGACAAGGCCGGCAGCGAAAGCTACCTATCGCAGGTGATCGCCCTCGTCAAAGAGGCCCAGCAGAGCCGCTCGCACACCCAGGACCTGGCCAACCGCGCCGCGGGGTGGCTCTTCTATGCCGCGCTCGCCGCCGGGAGTGCCACCTTCGCCGTCTGGTCGCTGCTTCTCTCCCCCGCCGACGCCGTGCTGCGCGGCGTGACCGTCCTCATTATCGCCTGCCCCCACGCCCTGGGCCTTGCCGTGCCGCTGGTCGTCGCCATCTCGACGTCGCTCGCGGCGAAATCGGGCATTCTTATCCGCAACCGGCAGGCCTTCGAAGCCCTCCGCGGCATCGACACCATCTGCTTCGACAAAACGGGGACCGTCACCGAAGGGCGCCTGGCCGTCAGCAAAACGGTGGCCCTGGAAGATGACAATGAAATGCTCGCCTATGCTGCCGCGCTGGAACGCGATTCCGAGCACAGCATCGCCCGCGCCGTCACCGCCTATGCCGACAGCGTCGGGGTCCGCCCGCTCCGGGCCGACGCCTTCAAAGCCATTCCCGGCATCGGGGCTTCGGCGGAGGTCGACGGGCGTGCCGTCATGGTCGGCGGCCCGCAGCTCATTGCACGCGAAAGGCTCGCCATCCCGTCGCCCCTGCAGGTGTACAGCGACAGCGCCTCGACGACGGTCTGGGTCATCGTCGACCGCCGCCCCGTCGGCGTCATCCTCCTTGATGACAGGATCCGCAACAGCTCCGCGGATGCCGTTGCGACGCTGAAATCCTTCGGCATCAAGACCTGGATGCTGACCGGCGACAACGAGGCAGTCGCCGCCTCCGTCGCCGATATGACGGGCATCGACCGTTATCGCGCGGGGCTGCTGCCTGACGAAAAACTCGCCTTTGTCAAAGCGCGCCGGGCCGAAGGCAGGCGCGTGGCGATGGTCGGCGACGGCGTCAACGACGCCCCCTCCCTGCTTGGGGCAGACATCGGCATCGCCGTCGGCGCGGGGACGGACATCGCCATCGACAGCGCCGACATCATCCTGACCCGAAGCGACCTGCGCAGCGTCGTGGACGCCGTGCGGCTTTCGCGCCGCACCTACGGCAAGATGAAAGAGAACCTCTGGTGGGCAAGCGGCTACAACCTCGTCGCCATCCCCCTCGCCGCCGGGGTCCTCGCCCCCTGGAACATCGTCATCGGCCCGGCGTTCGGCGCCGTTTTGATGTCCATCAGCACCGTCATCGTCGCCCTGAATGCGCAGCTGCTCAAACGGGCGGCACACTGA
- a CDS encoding YeeE/YedE thiosulfate transporter family protein translates to MFERIMGMFDTVANEGHGSIALVFVIGILFGGIIQYSRVDKFEKIAGFAMLRDTVVPKMLFLAVGVASIGLYFMIEAGWAHYHIKPILLGGLIIGGVIFGVSMAIFGKCPGTGPVSIAEGRIDVLVGAIGGLLGGLVFTLFYEPVFKTIMGPDLGKSVLTGGAGDYGSVTILVFGIALVAVSMLIPLRQEFDEADLNRLG, encoded by the coding sequence ATGTTTGAGCGTATCATGGGGATGTTTGACACCGTCGCGAACGAGGGGCACGGTTCCATCGCCCTTGTCTTTGTCATCGGGATTCTCTTTGGGGGGATCATACAGTACAGCCGCGTCGACAAATTCGAGAAGATCGCCGGGTTCGCGATGCTGCGCGACACCGTCGTGCCGAAGATGCTTTTCCTGGCCGTAGGCGTGGCGAGTATCGGGCTCTACTTTATGATCGAAGCGGGATGGGCGCACTACCACATCAAGCCGATCCTGCTCGGCGGGCTTATCATCGGCGGGGTGATCTTCGGCGTCTCCATGGCGATCTTCGGCAAATGCCCGGGAACGGGCCCCGTATCCATCGCCGAGGGGCGGATCGACGTCCTCGTCGGGGCCATCGGCGGGCTGCTCGGCGGGCTCGTTTTTACCCTCTTCTACGAGCCGGTCTTCAAAACGATCATGGGGCCGGACCTCGGAAAAAGCGTCCTGACGGGGGGTGCCGGCGATTACGGCAGTGTGACAATCCTCGTTTTCGGGATCGCGCTGGTCGCCGTGAGCATGCTCATCCCGCTGCGGCAGGAGTTCGACGAAGCGGACCTGAACCGGCTGGGCTGA
- a CDS encoding transglutaminaseTgpA domain-containing protein — MAKRLRAWRENRELFLLDLAYLAVVTPVLLLVKAPMLLFLLLVLVLLLARKRGSAATLLLVALAGLFAIFFSIYGAFNFAGLSRLKLFVELILYLLLLAVSLQRLTRTINFYLLVSPVLILALSLFFFDSIAMLVYVVFEVFVLLWLILAYRTRADALSSLRVTGMLFALSLPWVVLLFFFFPRISFEHASYGFRGDEITRTGHDGTMRMDGAALLVPSERIVMEVGFQNAMPPDGQLYFRGSVLYRDKKDHWEPLPAYVRRAFAPKQRAQEGMYRSADDVTAYKVSLYPTHKKWLYLLDLPLEAPEGATINADFETTLEKPVDEPQHYDAGSALVYRYGDRTERTVLAYARDVNRSANPRSAKAADTIAAANPDPKQRLNALLHFFRDQNLTYSLRPEPLDLNHTADSFLFDKHKGYCVHFAGSFVTLSRLAGLPARVVTGYKADRKNSVKNYLAVKERDAHAWAEVYLGDHWQRVETTAAAAFIDSESAELLRQTGTLEDNGERLTRLNLYLLYVKYQVETWVLQYSHFRQMRLLENVKQHPALAAKLAAAFALIVLASAALFLWLRRPRCKDRLLCLLRPLLSRLQRSGFAREEGETLHRLFTRYLDLYPGSALTEVDRLYHRLQYGTAKEDAVQFKKAIRAFLRESTAKGDSDARKL; from the coding sequence ATGGCAAAGCGCCTGCGCGCCTGGCGCGAAAACCGCGAACTCTTTTTGCTCGACCTCGCCTATCTGGCGGTGGTGACCCCGGTACTGCTGCTGGTCAAGGCGCCGATGCTCCTCTTTCTGCTGCTGGTGCTCGTGCTGCTGCTGGCCCGCAAACGAGGCAGCGCGGCGACCCTGCTGCTCGTCGCGCTGGCCGGCCTCTTCGCCATCTTCTTCTCCATCTACGGCGCCTTCAACTTCGCGGGGCTCTCGCGGCTGAAGCTCTTTGTCGAGCTCATCCTCTACCTCCTGCTGCTCGCCGTCAGCCTGCAGCGGCTGACCCGGACGATCAACTTCTACCTGCTCGTCTCCCCGGTGCTGATCCTGGCCCTGTCGCTCTTCTTTTTCGACTCCATCGCGATGCTCGTCTACGTCGTTTTCGAGGTCTTCGTCCTGCTGTGGCTCATCCTCGCCTACCGCACCCGCGCCGACGCGCTCTCGAGCCTCCGGGTCACGGGGATGCTTTTCGCCCTGTCGCTGCCCTGGGTCGTGCTGCTCTTTTTCTTCTTTCCCCGCATCTCGTTTGAGCACGCCTCGTACGGTTTCCGGGGCGACGAAATCACCCGGACCGGCCACGACGGCACGATGCGCATGGACGGCGCCGCCCTGCTGGTGCCCTCCGAACGCATCGTCATGGAGGTGGGATTCCAGAACGCGATGCCGCCCGATGGTCAGCTCTATTTCCGCGGCAGCGTCCTCTACCGCGATAAAAAAGATCACTGGGAGCCGCTTCCCGCCTATGTCAGAAGGGCCTTCGCGCCGAAACAGCGCGCCCAGGAGGGGATGTACCGTTCCGCCGATGATGTGACCGCCTACAAGGTGTCGCTCTACCCGACCCACAAGAAGTGGCTCTACCTCCTCGACCTGCCGCTCGAGGCCCCGGAGGGGGCGACGATCAACGCCGACTTCGAAACGACGCTGGAGAAACCCGTTGACGAACCGCAGCACTACGACGCGGGATCGGCCCTCGTCTACCGCTACGGCGACCGCACGGAACGCACCGTTTTAGCCTACGCCCGCGACGTCAACCGCAGCGCCAACCCCCGCAGCGCAAAAGCCGCCGACACGATCGCGGCAGCCAACCCCGACCCGAAACAGCGCCTCAACGCCCTTTTGCACTTTTTCCGCGACCAAAATCTCACTTACAGCCTGCGCCCGGAGCCCCTGGACCTCAACCACACCGCCGACAGTTTCCTCTTCGACAAACACAAAGGGTACTGCGTCCATTTCGCGGGCAGTTTCGTGACCCTCTCAAGGCTGGCGGGGCTGCCGGCCCGCGTCGTCACGGGCTACAAGGCCGACCGCAAGAACAGCGTCAAAAACTACCTTGCCGTCAAGGAGCGCGACGCCCATGCCTGGGCGGAGGTCTACCTGGGCGACCACTGGCAACGCGTCGAAACGACGGCGGCCGCCGCATTCATCGACAGCGAGAGCGCCGAACTGCTGCGTCAGACCGGCACGCTCGAAGACAACGGCGAGCGCCTGACCCGGCTGAACCTCTACCTGCTCTATGTCAAATACCAGGTGGAGACCTGGGTCCTGCAGTACAGCCACTTCAGGCAGATGCGCCTGCTCGAAAACGTCAAGCAGCATCCCGCCCTGGCCGCCAAACTGGCCGCCGCTTTCGCCCTGATCGTGCTGGCCAGCGCGGCGCTCTTTCTCTGGCTGCGCCGTCCGCGCTGCAAGGATAGGCTGCTCTGCCTGCTGCGCCCGCTGCTTTCAAGGCTGCAGCGCAGCGGCTTCGCACGCGAAGAGGGGGAGACGCTGCACCGCCTTTTCACGCGCTATCTCGACCTCTACCCCGGCAGCGCCC
- a CDS encoding YeeE/YedE thiosulfate transporter family protein, which yields MIRRIPWWAGGLLMALLLLFTFSVFGADRPIGASTYVPYFAGLLFNLDPEQYGYLKQIDGAGAWEGVMLLGALFGGFVTSVFITKSFRFSVIPTAWKKYKNGSVLSRLAWSFASGFFMIIGARLAGGCTSGHFLSGMSQTAVSAMIFGGVVMATLLITGRLFYKKEAQDV from the coding sequence ATGATTAGACGTATTCCCTGGTGGGCCGGCGGACTGCTGATGGCGCTGCTCCTGCTGTTTACCTTCTCCGTTTTCGGAGCGGACCGTCCTATCGGTGCTTCGACCTACGTCCCCTACTTCGCGGGGCTGCTCTTCAATCTCGACCCCGAGCAGTACGGCTACCTCAAGCAGATCGACGGGGCCGGCGCCTGGGAGGGCGTGATGCTGCTGGGCGCGCTTTTCGGCGGGTTCGTCACCTCGGTCTTTATCACCAAGAGTTTCCGTTTCAGCGTCATTCCGACCGCATGGAAAAAGTATAAGAACGGCTCCGTCCTCTCCCGCCTGGCATGGAGCTTCGCGAGCGGCTTTTTTATGATCATCGGCGCGCGCCTGGCGGGGGGATGCACCAGCGGCCACTTCCTGAGCGGCATGAGCCAGACGGCGGTCAGCGCGATGATCTTCGGCGGCGTCGTGATGGCGACCCTACTCATAACGGGCCGTCTCTTCTACAAAAAGGAGGCGCAGGATGTTTGA
- a CDS encoding sensor histidine kinase produces the protein MNELEKRSFYSFLGLYIVSSFLFILLAGFWYYTAQKHAFENNEHYRLEHIADRIGTAIIMAHMHGTPLQIPALHGGDVRIALIGTDGRLVSGELPPALVPDGPDYREYGGRMVLVSDAPKEHLSIRYVVVSSDALFGVLAELREVVLAMMAAIALLAATVAWTLSKLFMRPLHQRVVQTERFVSDVTHELNTPITALSMAAEHLLQAGRCSEKTLRNITASTRQLYDIYRSLTYLNFARKTETPHAIDLAKVAQKSADYYRPLMESKQQRLLLKTHTLYIAIPEAEAQLLLGNLIGNAVKYSPAGATVQLEMDDNCIIVVDEGMGIAPEQQRRIFEQFTRATDIGGGFGVGLSIVKRICDAYGVALALDSEEGKGTRFRLCFPQGEAKQ, from the coding sequence ATGAATGAACTCGAAAAACGCTCCTTCTACTCTTTCCTGGGGCTCTACATCGTCTCCTCTTTTCTCTTCATCCTTCTGGCGGGCTTTTGGTACTACACGGCCCAAAAGCACGCCTTCGAGAACAACGAGCACTACCGGCTGGAGCATATTGCCGATCGCATCGGCACGGCGATCATCATGGCCCATATGCACGGCACCCCTCTGCAGATCCCCGCACTACACGGCGGGGATGTCCGCATCGCCCTGATCGGGACGGACGGGCGGCTTGTCTCGGGGGAGCTCCCCCCCGCCCTCGTTCCCGACGGGCCCGACTACCGAGAGTACGGCGGACGCATGGTCCTCGTCTCTGACGCCCCGAAGGAGCACCTGAGTATCCGCTACGTCGTCGTCAGCTCCGATGCGCTCTTCGGGGTGCTCGCGGAGCTGCGCGAGGTCGTCCTGGCGATGATGGCCGCCATCGCGCTGCTCGCCGCCACCGTCGCCTGGACCCTGTCCAAACTCTTTATGCGCCCCCTGCATCAGCGCGTCGTACAGACCGAACGCTTTGTCAGTGACGTCACCCATGAGCTCAACACCCCCATCACCGCCCTTTCCATGGCGGCCGAGCATCTCCTGCAAGCGGGCCGCTGCAGCGAGAAGACCCTGCGCAACATCACGGCGAGTACCCGGCAGCTCTATGACATCTACCGTTCCCTGACCTACCTCAATTTCGCGCGCAAAACGGAAACGCCCCACGCTATCGACCTGGCGAAGGTAGCTCAAAAGAGCGCGGACTACTACCGGCCGCTGATGGAGAGCAAACAGCAGCGCCTTCTGCTCAAGACGCACACCCTGTACATTGCCATCCCCGAGGCGGAGGCGCAGCTGTTGCTGGGCAACCTTATCGGCAATGCCGTCAAGTACTCCCCGGCGGGCGCAACCGTGCAGCTGGAAATGGATGATAATTGCATCATTGTCGTGGATGAGGGGATGGGGATAGCGCCGGAGCAGCAGCGCAGGATCTTCGAGCAGTTCACCCGTGCCACGGATATAGGCGGAGGCTTCGGAGTGGGGCTCTCCATCGTCAAACGGATCTGCGACGCCTACGGGGTCGCGCTTGCGCTCGATTCCGAGGAGGGGAAGGGGACGCGGTTCCGCCTCTGCTTTCCGCAGGGAGAGGCAAAACAATAA
- a CDS encoding porin: protein MKCMTRQGVLLFSLATVLTAQDDIAQLREEITSLKTSVAELQRARETNADGVFTLSGYAAAGYAYAEHTNGGFDLVQFSPIFQYAYADLVLFTGELETKMNDDLETSVELEYASASIFLNDYMVLVAGKFLSPLGQFRQNLHPSWINKLPTEPIGFGEDGAAPISFTGLGLRGGIPLGALQSNYTLFVANAPVLELADDNNTSIGAIAAEGPTSSDTAGYTVGLRYAVDPLPNCEIGVSGAYGKAALEGESKRDYTVFDADLSWHYDGADLKAEYSQQTVGKLGSSVAPDTFTWKAWYAQLAYQFGTLPVEPVVRYGAFRPADSDLDRDQVSMGLNYLFAPSVIAKVAYEFNNADKAPEYDDNRVLAQFAFGF from the coding sequence ATGAAATGTATGACGCGACAGGGAGTACTGCTGTTTTCCCTGGCGACGGTGCTGACGGCGCAGGACGACATTGCGCAGCTGCGCGAGGAGATCACTTCGCTGAAAACATCGGTGGCCGAACTGCAGCGGGCCCGGGAGACGAATGCCGACGGCGTTTTTACGCTCTCGGGGTATGCGGCGGCGGGGTATGCCTATGCCGAACACACCAACGGCGGTTTCGACCTGGTACAGTTCTCGCCGATTTTTCAGTACGCCTACGCGGACCTTGTCCTCTTCACCGGCGAACTTGAAACGAAAATGAATGACGATCTGGAAACGAGTGTGGAGCTGGAGTACGCCTCCGCAAGCATCTTCCTTAACGATTATATGGTGCTGGTTGCCGGGAAGTTTCTCTCCCCGCTGGGGCAGTTCCGGCAGAACCTGCACCCTTCGTGGATCAACAAATTGCCGACGGAGCCGATCGGTTTCGGAGAGGACGGCGCTGCCCCGATCTCCTTTACCGGTCTCGGCCTGCGCGGCGGGATCCCGCTGGGGGCGCTGCAAAGCAACTACACCCTTTTTGTCGCCAATGCCCCCGTGCTGGAGCTTGCCGATGATAACAACACGAGTATCGGCGCAATCGCCGCAGAAGGCCCTACCAGTTCCGATACCGCGGGCTACACCGTCGGTCTACGCTATGCCGTCGACCCGCTGCCCAACTGCGAGATCGGCGTCTCCGGCGCCTACGGCAAGGCGGCGCTCGAAGGCGAATCGAAACGCGATTACACCGTGTTTGATGCGGACCTCTCATGGCACTACGACGGCGCAGACCTGAAAGCGGAATACAGCCAGCAGACGGTCGGGAAGCTGGGCAGCAGCGTCGCCCCGGACACCTTCACCTGGAAGGCATGGTACGCGCAGCTGGCCTATCAGTTCGGGACGCTGCCCGTGGAGCCCGTCGTGCGATACGGCGCCTTCCGCCCGGCCGATTCCGACCTCGACCGTGACCAGGTGTCTATGGGGCTTAACTACCTGTTTGCCCCGAGTGTCATCGCCAAGGTGGCGTATGAGTTCAACAATGCGGACAAGGCGCCGGAATACGATGACAACCGCGTCCTGGCCCAGTTCGCCTTCGGTTTTTAG
- a CDS encoding DUF58 domain-containing protein, with amino-acid sequence MRRRVRQRATRFSLLVVILLFSLFLEAYMHNFNLVYITLFFVFASAFAAGPLGLRNLGCLEAEPNGCDRLFARRTTQCHFKIRNTSALGAWAVELHGGEALNTLPEIPPHTTLSAALQLSPERRGHFEAGPCTLQSLFPLSTVRFVLEIAKSCERIVYPEPRGEPLRSFLLRQRSPFGDETDFEGLRSYSGAESPSRIHWPSVARGELAVKSFDRERRTESLQFDFVRSGRDDEARLSQLTLWALECEAARLPFTILMPRKVLDSKKEGIDEILGYLALY; translated from the coding sequence ATGCGTAGACGCGTCCGCCAACGGGCGACGCGCTTCAGCCTCCTGGTCGTCATCCTGCTCTTCAGCCTCTTTCTCGAGGCCTATATGCACAACTTCAACCTCGTCTACATCACCCTCTTTTTCGTCTTTGCCAGCGCCTTTGCCGCCGGGCCGCTCGGGCTGCGCAACCTCGGCTGCCTCGAGGCGGAACCAAACGGCTGCGACCGCCTCTTCGCCCGCAGGACAACGCAGTGCCATTTCAAAATACGCAACACCTCTGCGCTGGGGGCCTGGGCCGTCGAACTGCACGGCGGGGAGGCCCTCAACACCCTGCCCGAAATCCCCCCGCACACGACGCTCAGTGCCGCGCTGCAGCTCAGCCCCGAGCGGCGGGGGCACTTTGAGGCGGGGCCCTGCACCCTGCAGAGCCTCTTTCCCCTCTCGACGGTCCGTTTCGTCCTCGAGATCGCCAAGAGCTGCGAGCGCATCGTCTACCCTGAACCCAGGGGCGAACCCCTGCGCAGCTTCCTGCTGCGGCAACGCTCCCCCTTCGGGGATGAAACGGATTTTGAGGGGCTGCGCAGCTACAGCGGCGCGGAGAGCCCTTCGCGCATCCACTGGCCCTCCGTCGCCAGGGGCGAACTCGCCGTGAAAAGCTTCGACCGTGAACGACGGACGGAGAGCCTGCAATTCGACTTCGTCCGCAGCGGCAGGGATGACGAAGCCCGCCTCTCGCAGCTGACCCTCTGGGCCCTCGAGTGCGAGGCCGCGCGCCTCCCCTTTACCATCCTCATGCCCCGCAAGGTGCTTGACAGCAAAAAGGAGGGGATCGATGAGATTCTCGGCTATCTCGCGCTTTACTGA
- a CDS encoding AAA family ATPase, which yields MNETIAPEFRPLVDAVEAHLLGKRHAISLTLAAFFAGGHVLLEDIPGVGKTTLAKTFANVMGLDFGRVQFTGDLLPSDILGVSYFDQESGKFVLKKGPIFTQFLLADEINRSMPKTQSALLEAMEEHHVTIDGKSHDLKEPFFVIATQNPHEEVGTFALPHSQLDRFLCSFGIGYPDKEAERAVLLGGGSRAAAAVPLMDAAAINTAMEAVRTVHLSPALIEYLQSLIAYTRDSGRFVYGLSTRGALALAAMTRAWAHLHGRDYAVPDDVQAVLGEVCLHRLAFKEGVTTLNRIRHELFSHVPADA from the coding sequence ATGAATGAGACAATCGCCCCCGAATTCCGCCCCCTTGTCGACGCCGTCGAAGCCCACCTGCTCGGCAAGCGCCACGCCATCTCCCTGACGCTCGCCGCCTTCTTCGCCGGAGGCCATGTCCTGCTTGAAGACATTCCCGGCGTCGGGAAAACGACCCTCGCCAAGACCTTCGCGAACGTCATGGGGCTCGATTTCGGCCGCGTCCAGTTTACCGGGGACCTGCTCCCCTCTGACATCCTCGGGGTCAGCTACTTCGACCAGGAGAGCGGTAAGTTCGTCCTGAAAAAGGGCCCCATCTTCACCCAGTTCCTCCTCGCGGACGAGATCAACCGCTCCATGCCCAAAACCCAGTCGGCGCTGCTCGAAGCGATGGAGGAGCACCACGTCACCATCGACGGCAAAAGCCACGATCTCAAAGAGCCTTTCTTCGTCATCGCGACCCAGAACCCCCACGAAGAGGTCGGCACCTTTGCCCTGCCCCACTCCCAGCTTGACCGTTTCCTCTGCTCGTTCGGGATCGGCTACCCGGACAAAGAGGCGGAACGTGCCGTCTTGCTGGGCGGAGGCAGCCGTGCCGCCGCGGCGGTGCCACTCATGGACGCCGCGGCGATCAACACGGCGATGGAGGCGGTACGGACAGTCCACCTCAGCCCGGCGCTGATCGAGTACCTCCAGTCGCTGATCGCCTACACCCGCGACAGCGGCCGCTTCGTCTACGGCCTCTCGACACGGGGGGCACTGGCGCTGGCGGCGATGACACGGGCCTGGGCCCACCTGCACGGGCGCGACTACGCCGTCCCCGACGACGTCCAGGCCGTCCTCGGCGAAGTCTGCCTCCACCGCCTCGCCTTCAAAGAGGGGGTCACGACCCTGAACCGCATCCGCCATGAGCTCTTTTCGCACGTTCCTGCGGATGCGTAG